The Metallosphaera hakonensis JCM 8857 = DSM 7519 genome includes the window CCCTATTTTTGCCGTTCATTAACGGTTCGATTCATCAACATGAAATAAAGATAGTTATATCCTATGAAGACTCAATATATCAACCACACAACATTACGTATTTTATCAACTATACCCCTACAGCTACCCACTTCAATGTAACTGGGTTCCATAACTTCCATAATTTCCAGAGGAGGAACTCGATCCTACCGGAAATAATTATATTTATATTAATAATAGTGGTAATTATCCTAGCAATACTCCTAGTCCTGAGGAGGGGTAAGAGATGAAGTTATTGGATACCGTTAGCATATCCTTCAAGGCTCTTACGTCTAAGAGGCTAAGGACCAGCTTAACTATTTTGGGAATACTAATAGGCCCTGCCATAGTTATTGGTCTCACTGGTCTGACGTTAGGTTTCTCATCTGTATTAACCCATCAACTTTTCTCAAGTTTGTCCCCTACTGACATCTTTGTTAATCCAGGAACGAATCAGATAAACTCATACACAGTCCAAGAGATATCCCATCTACCTGGGGTAAAGGCAGTAGTTCCATTTTACCTTATTTCTGCAACTATTCAAACGCCCAGCGGACCTGAAGGGACAGAAATTCTAGCAATAAACACAGCCCAAGCCTCTGAAGTGTTCCCAGGACTTACCCTTCAGACAGGCCAATATCCCTCACCTTATTCTTCTTATGGAGCAGTGGTCGGTTATTATGTGGCTCATCCGCAATATCCAGGTCAACCTACCTATCATACCGGACAGACCATAGAAGTTACTATGAATACTCCTGACGGTAAAGTTACAAAGACGTTTCTGGTAACTGGTAATTTCAATGAGTTTAGTAGCGCTTTCGCAGATATTGATAGGGCTTTAGTGGTCCAGAGTATTGTAGGTTCTCAATACTACGGAGATCAGTATGGCGGATTAATTGTGGAAGCCTCAAGTGTATCACAGGTAAACAATGTGGTCAATGAAATTCACAATGAACTCGGGAGATCAGTGAGCGTGACTTCAGTGGAACAGTTCATTACTTTAATAAACAACTCCGTGTCCGCTGTAAGCAGTCTATTGTTTGTGGCAGGAGCCTCATCATTCATTGTGGCATTTGTGGGAATCTTGAGTACCATGTTTACGACCGTGGTTGAGAGGACCAGGGAAATAGGTGTTCTGAGGGCTATAGGATTTACTAGAAGAGCAATTATGGCAATATTCATGGGTGAGGCAATTTTAATGGGCCTTTTAGGCGGTCTTGCAGGCGTCGGCGCTGGAGTGGGAATGGGCTATCTTCTAACGTCTGGCTCAGGTTTCAACTTCGGAGGAAGAGGAGGTGGTTCTGGAGCAGGACTAGGACCCAGTACTCATATTACACCCGTGTTCGAACCCACCTTTATGGCTGAGGTAGTTCTCATCACGATTGTCTTCAGTTTGCTCGCTGGGCTCATACCAGCCTATAGAGCTTCTAGAATAGAACCAGCAGTGGCATTGAGATATGAGGTATAAAAGAGTTAAAGATTAATTTTATCTTTATATTCCTAATTTTTAATAAGTTCTCTCGAATTTGAGAAGTTCTTACTCATTAGTGTAGCGCATCATGAGAGCATGAACCTACCGATCACATCATTTAGACCAAAACCGAAAATTTATCTTTTAAGTGTAAAATTATATCTCTCAAATCTTTCGATAGATTGAACGGGGATGCACAGAGCGTAGTTGTGAATTTCACCTTAAAGCTTACGTTTTCT containing:
- a CDS encoding ABC transporter permease, which produces MKLLDTVSISFKALTSKRLRTSLTILGILIGPAIVIGLTGLTLGFSSVLTHQLFSSLSPTDIFVNPGTNQINSYTVQEISHLPGVKAVVPFYLISATIQTPSGPEGTEILAINTAQASEVFPGLTLQTGQYPSPYSSYGAVVGYYVAHPQYPGQPTYHTGQTIEVTMNTPDGKVTKTFLVTGNFNEFSSAFADIDRALVVQSIVGSQYYGDQYGGLIVEASSVSQVNNVVNEIHNELGRSVSVTSVEQFITLINNSVSAVSSLLFVAGASSFIVAFVGILSTMFTTVVERTREIGVLRAIGFTRRAIMAIFMGEAILMGLLGGLAGVGAGVGMGYLLTSGSGFNFGGRGGGSGAGLGPSTHITPVFEPTFMAEVVLITIVFSLLAGLIPAYRASRIEPAVALRYEV